The following are encoded together in the Pseudomonas sediminis genome:
- a CDS encoding TerC family protein, giving the protein MDALLAFLTSPIFGTPGWFWLAFLVLIITLLVLDLGVLHRDQHEIEMRESLLLYSGYFSVGVAFGGWIWWQLGGTKAMEYYTGFLVEQSLSMDNVFVMAMILGYFNIPRKYQHRVLFWGILGVIVLRAIMIGLGTALVQEFDWILYIFGAFLLFSGIKMLRSGGDEESHPDLAQNPVIRFVRKHIRVTNDLHEGKFLVRLKDKVSGKPLLYATPLLLALVLIELADLVFAVDSVPAVLAISQDPFIVYTSNIFAILGLRALYFALAALMHRFIYLKYALALVLMYIGGKIFLHDLIKVPALLSLGVTLGLLAGGVLLSLLKTRDKASAT; this is encoded by the coding sequence ATGGACGCTCTACTTGCCTTTTTGACATCCCCCATCTTCGGTACCCCCGGCTGGTTCTGGCTAGCTTTCCTGGTACTGATCATCACTCTACTGGTACTCGACCTCGGCGTGCTGCATCGCGATCAGCATGAAATCGAGATGCGCGAGAGCCTGCTGCTGTATTCCGGCTACTTCAGTGTTGGGGTCGCCTTCGGCGGCTGGATCTGGTGGCAGCTCGGCGGCACCAAGGCGATGGAGTACTACACCGGTTTCCTGGTGGAGCAATCGCTGTCGATGGACAACGTCTTCGTCATGGCGATGATCCTCGGCTACTTCAACATCCCGCGTAAGTACCAGCATCGCGTGCTGTTCTGGGGCATTCTCGGGGTCATCGTGCTGCGCGCGATCATGATCGGCCTGGGCACGGCTCTGGTGCAGGAGTTCGACTGGATTCTCTACATCTTCGGCGCCTTCCTGCTGTTCAGCGGCATCAAGATGCTGCGCAGCGGCGGTGACGAAGAGTCGCATCCAGACCTGGCGCAGAATCCGGTGATCCGCTTCGTGCGCAAGCACATTCGCGTCACAAATGATCTGCACGAAGGCAAATTCCTGGTGCGCCTGAAAGACAAGGTCAGTGGCAAGCCGCTGCTCTATGCCACCCCACTGCTGCTGGCGCTGGTGCTGATCGAGCTGGCTGACCTGGTGTTCGCCGTGGACAGCGTGCCGGCGGTACTGGCCATCTCGCAGGATCCGTTCATCGTCTACACCTCGAACATCTTCGCCATTCTCGGCCTGCGTGCGCTGTACTTCGCCCTGGCTGCACTGATGCACCGCTTCATCTACCTGAAGTACGCCCTGGCGCTGGTGCTGATGTACATCGGCGGCAAGATCTTCCTGCACGATCTGATCAAGGTTCCCGCCCTGCTCTCACTTGGCGTAACCTTGGGTCTGCTGGCCGGTGGTGTACTCCTGTCGCTGCTGAAGACGCGAGACAAGGCCAGCGCTACCTGA
- a CDS encoding substrate-binding domain-containing protein, whose translation MPRALSADRDLWGRTLSLLLIGFICYALPLSVFASALPASEGNQPVLRIQGSNTIGAKVAPELLKGLFEAQGLHDIRTENGARENEQRVLARQADGRLVIVEVAAHGSGTGFTSLKDGSADLAASSRPIKDGEAATLATLGDMHSPQSEQVIAIDGLAIIVHPSNPVAALSVEQIAQLFSGEINDWAALGGKPGKVRAYARDDNSGTYDTFKELVLAPGGRTLVADAQRFESSTQLSDSVSSDPNGIGFIGLPYIRQAKAIAVAAGDSQPMLPSNTLIATEDYPLARRLFLYNDPQLTNPWARALIDFAHSTRGQAIVADSGFIAQTVQAVKVAADPQMPTDYRQLAQQAQRLSVNFRFQEGSATMDNKAHRDLQRVLDYLKQHDKLQNKVVLVGFGDPKNDPERAELLSKLRAMAVRRELARQGVLFREITGMGSELPVAANDQDNGRIRNRRVEIWVY comes from the coding sequence ATGCCGCGCGCCCTGTCCGCCGACCGCGACCTCTGGGGTCGTACCCTGTCACTGTTGCTGATCGGTTTCATCTGCTACGCCCTGCCCCTTTCCGTCTTCGCCTCCGCTCTGCCCGCATCGGAAGGCAACCAGCCGGTCCTGCGTATTCAGGGCTCCAACACCATTGGTGCCAAGGTGGCTCCGGAACTGCTCAAAGGGTTGTTCGAAGCTCAAGGCCTGCATGACATTCGTACCGAGAACGGCGCCCGCGAGAACGAGCAACGCGTGCTGGCGCGCCAGGCCGATGGCCGTTTGGTCATCGTCGAGGTGGCGGCCCATGGTTCGGGTACCGGTTTCACTTCGCTCAAGGATGGCAGCGCCGACCTAGCCGCCTCGTCACGGCCGATCAAGGATGGTGAAGCCGCTACCCTGGCCACGCTGGGCGACATGCACAGCCCGCAGAGCGAGCAGGTCATCGCCATCGACGGCCTGGCGATCATCGTCCATCCGTCAAACCCGGTTGCCGCCCTTAGCGTCGAGCAGATCGCGCAACTGTTCTCCGGCGAGATCAATGACTGGGCGGCGCTAGGTGGCAAGCCCGGCAAGGTTCGCGCTTATGCGCGCGATGACAACTCCGGCACCTATGACACCTTCAAGGAGCTTGTGTTGGCTCCGGGCGGACGCACGCTGGTGGCCGATGCCCAACGCTTCGAATCCAGCACCCAGCTGTCGGATTCGGTGAGCAGCGACCCCAATGGCATCGGTTTCATAGGCCTGCCCTACATTCGTCAGGCCAAGGCGATCGCCGTCGCAGCGGGTGATTCGCAGCCCATGCTGCCGAGCAACACACTGATCGCTACCGAGGATTATCCGCTGGCGCGTCGCCTGTTTCTCTACAACGACCCACAGCTGACCAATCCCTGGGCACGTGCACTGATCGACTTCGCCCACAGCACTCGGGGCCAAGCCATCGTCGCCGACAGCGGCTTCATCGCCCAGACCGTGCAGGCGGTGAAGGTCGCGGCAGATCCACAGATGCCGACGGATTATCGGCAACTGGCGCAGCAGGCGCAGCGGCTGTCAGTGAATTTCCGCTTCCAGGAAGGCAGCGCCACGATGGACAACAAGGCTCACCGTGACCTGCAGCGCGTACTGGATTACCTCAAGCAGCACGACAAGTTGCAGAACAAGGTGGTGCTGGTTGGTTTCGGCGACCCGAAGAACGACCCCGAGCGCGCCGAACTGCTGTCAAAACTGCGGGCCATGGCGGTACGTCGCGAGCTGGCCAGGCAAGGCGTGCTGTTTCGCGAGATCACCGGTATGGGCAGCGAACTGCCGGTGGCGGCCAATGATCAGGACAACGGCCGCATCCGCAATCGCCGCGTCGAGATCTGGGTGTACTGA